From the Kitasatospora atroaurantiaca genome, the window CGCGTGTCTCGCCATTCGCGGGCGGAGTCACTCGTCTGGGGGATTTCCTGGATTTCTGGTGGATATCGGTGGAGCGATTCGGCGATGGCTGGAAGGTTTCTGCGATGACGGTTCAGCTCGGCCGTTAGGCCCAGCTGTACGGCATTGACGGATCGGGTCGACTGAGAGGATACGAACTACTCGGAGAAGCGACACAGGAATAGTCGCACCGGTAGGAACAACCCCGACGGAGGGAGTGTCTCAATGTCTGTCCAAGAAGACCGGTCAAAGAGCACGGCGAAAGAAGTGAACGGCAAGCGGCAGCCGTTCCACATCACGAAGGAGGAGGACCGGCAGCTGCGTATCAAGGGGGATCGCCTCTCCCCGGCGCTGGTCATCACCCAGCCGTCGTCGTTCGACGAGTACGCCCGACAGCTCATGGTTCCCCCTGCGATCATGGACCTGGCCCGCAAGGCGGCAAACATCCGGCTGTCCGCGTGGGAGATCGAGGCCATGCGCAAGCATCTCGAACCCGTCGGCCCGGTCACTGCCGATCTGCCCGGCAACGAGCTCGGGCTGCTGCGCCGGATCCTTCTGGCCAAGGCCGCCGACGACAAGACGCACCCTCCGTACATCCGCGTGGCGTGCACCGGCCGGGGGGTGTACGACAAGTGGGCCACGGAGTTCGACTACGTGCGGGACCTCGGAATCGAACCGGGTGACGCGGGTTCCCCGGTGGTCCTGGAGATCTGGCCGGCCCAGCACTACTCACCGATCCACTCGCACGGCCACACCACCGGAATCGTCTACTGCCTGGCCGGCCAGCTCGATGTGATGGCCTACGACAATCTGGCCTGGGACGCCCCCAAGCGGGGGCTGGTCACCCTGACCCCTGGGCAGTGCGCTTGGCTGGCCGGTGACAAGTTCGCCGTGCACAAGGTCTACTGCCCGATGGACGGCGACAACGGACCCACGGGCCCGCAGTACATGAGCGACACCTCGGAGTTCGCGGCCAGCTTCCACGTGTACCTGAACGAGAACGAACTCTCGATGGACTCGTACACGGCAGCCGACCTCGGCCGCGACACGTTCCACTACATCGACGAGATCGACCACAAGAAGAAGGAGTTCACGACATATTCGGACCTCTCCTGGAACGTGCTCCGGAAGGTGCTCGCGGACACCGCGCTGGACTAGGCACTACATCGACGCGCCGTGGTCGGTGACGACCATCAGCCAGGTGCAGTTCTGGGACGTCCGGGAATTTCCGGCCGACTACGGGGACGGCACGGCGGTCTTCCTGTCGGTGTGCGTCTCCGAGTGGAACACGCCGGGAATCCTGTACGGGAAGGCCGCCAGGGAGTGCACCCGCGAAGAGGTGGTGCACGAGGCCCGGGCCCAGTGCAAGGACGCGCTCAACGACACCGGCAAGGCGGTGCTGAACGTCGACGCGGATCTGCACTCCTGGTGCATCGACCCCGCCGTCACCGGCCTCGGCGGCCACACGCCACGCAACCGTGAGCAGCTGCTCGTCCACCCCACCGGCACCCTGTAGAACCGCCCCACCGCAACCGCACTCCCCAACTTCTTCCTCGCCGGGGGCTATGCGCGGACGGATGTGGACCTCGCCACGATGGTGGCGCCGACGAGTCGGTACGGCGAGCGCTCAACGCCCTGCTCGACGCGGACGGTTCACAAGCCGAGCGCCACCGGATCTGGAGCCTGTACCGGCCATCGGAGTTCGACCACCACACGATGGTCCGCCACTACACGCATCCCGAGGAGGTCGCGGCGGGCACTCCGGCCTTCATGTCAGGAGTCTCCGGCCGAGCCCCTCTGGCCGCAGATGAGGCCTCGAATCCGGACAGCGGAGCGGTCTCAGAGGGCGTTAAGCCTGTTTCTGACAGAGGCCGCGTCCGGGTTGGGTGAGGAAGCCTTGGCGGACGAGGCGTCCGAGTCGGGAGCGGGTGACGTTCATGGCCGGGTCGTCGGTGGGCATGCCGAGGTGTTCGTGCAGGTCGCGGACGCGGAATGCCTGGTCGGGGTGCTGGTTGAAGGCGTTCAGGATGTCCTGGTAGGCGGTGGACGGTTCGGGCGGCGTGGGCTCGGCACTGGTCCGCGTGATCTCCTGGACGATCTTCCGGGTCGTGTCCAGCTCGATGAGGCGGGCTTCGGCCTCGGTGAGCTCGGTGGCGAGGCGTTCGATCTGTCGGCGCAGGTCGTCGGCGCGGGCGGTGGACTGGTCGTGCTGGTCCCGCAAGTCTTCGAGGAGTTCGGCGACGTTCACGCGGCCACCGTGAAGTCGGCCGCCCTGGGGGTGTCGCGCCAGGCCGGGGAGGGTGCTGTGAGGCGGCGGGTCATGTTCGCGGTGGCCTCCCAGTGGACGCGGGAGGCGGCATTGTCGGGCCGGTGGTCGTACTCGCGCGCCAGTCGCCGGTGGAGCATCAGGGTGCCGTTGACCTGCTCCACCACCCAACGCTCGGGTAGCGCGACGAAGCCTTTGCCCTTGTCGGCGGGGTTGCGGATCACGGTCTCGACGGTGATGCCGAGCAGCGCACCGCGGATGATGGTCTCGTCCTTGAAGCCCTGGTCCACCAGGGCTTTCTCCACGCGGTTCCGCACCGCTCGGCCGCCTGGGTCAGCAGGGCGACGCCGGCGGCGTTGTCGTGAGCGGAGGCGGCGAGCACGGCGACCCCGATGAT encodes:
- a CDS encoding PspA/IM30 family protein — encoded protein: MNVAELLEDLRDQHDQSTARADDLRRQIERLATELTEAEARLIELDTTRKIVQEITRTSAEPTPPEPSTAYQDILNAFNQHPDQAFRVRDLHEHLGMPTDDPAMNVTRSRLGRLVRQGFLTQPGRGLCQKQA
- a CDS encoding HutD family protein codes for the protein MSVQEDRSKSTAKEVNGKRQPFHITKEEDRQLRIKGDRLSPALVITQPSSFDEYARQLMVPPAIMDLARKAANIRLSAWEIEAMRKHLEPVGPVTADLPGNELGLLRRILLAKAADDKTHPPYIRVACTGRGVYDKWATEFDYVRDLGIEPGDAGSPVVLEIWPAQHYSPIHSHGHTTGIVYCLAGQLDVMAYDNLAWDAPKRGLVTLTPGQCAWLAGDKFAVHKVYCPMDGDNGPTGPQYMSDTSEFAASFHVYLNENELSMDSYTAADLGRDTFHYIDEIDHKKKEFTTYSDLSWNVLRKVLADTALD